A section of the Pseudomonas sp. FP453 genome encodes:
- the recJ gene encoding single-stranded-DNA-specific exonuclease RecJ, giving the protein MRIDPRPLPAVLPFLGELPPLLTRLYAARGVQSEAELDKSLARLIPYQQLKGIDAAVDLLVTALEQRQRILIVGDFDADGATASTVGTLGLRLLGAAHVDYLVPNRFEYGYGLTPEIVAVALQREPQLLITVDNGISSVEGVAAAKAAGLQVLVTDHHLPGDELPAADAIVNPNQPGCGFPSKALAGVGVIFYVLMALRARLRDLGWYANKPQPNIGDLLDLVALGSVADVVPLDANNRILVHQGLERIRAGRARPGIKAILEVAKRDAARITSTDLGFILGPRLNAAGRLDDMSLGIECLLTTDVAAAREMAAQLDGMNQDRKSIEQGMQREALAQLKDLPVESMPFGLCLFDPEWHQGVIGILASRMKERYFRPTIAFADAGDGLLKGSGRSVPGFHIRDALAVVASQHPDLIAKYGGHAMAAGLTLHEENFPLFAEAFDAEVRRQLREEDLTGRLLSDGTLAVEEFHLELARALRHAGPWGQHFPEPLFHGVFQLVEQRVVGERHLKVVLKSECGSVKLDGIAFGVDRDVWPNPTVKWVELAYKLDVNEFRGNETVQLMIAHIEPR; this is encoded by the coding sequence ATGCGTATCGATCCCCGCCCGTTGCCCGCCGTCCTGCCGTTTCTCGGTGAATTGCCACCGCTGTTGACCCGTCTCTACGCTGCGCGCGGTGTGCAGTCCGAAGCCGAGCTGGATAAAAGCCTGGCGCGGTTGATTCCCTACCAGCAGCTCAAAGGCATCGACGCGGCGGTGGACTTGCTGGTGACGGCCCTGGAGCAACGCCAGCGCATCCTCATCGTCGGTGACTTCGACGCCGATGGCGCCACCGCCAGCACCGTGGGCACCCTGGGCTTGCGCTTGCTCGGCGCGGCCCATGTGGATTACCTGGTGCCCAACCGCTTCGAGTACGGCTATGGCCTGACCCCGGAAATCGTCGCCGTAGCATTGCAACGCGAGCCGCAGTTGCTGATCACCGTGGACAACGGCATCTCCAGCGTCGAAGGCGTGGCGGCGGCGAAAGCGGCGGGGCTGCAAGTGTTGGTCACCGACCACCACTTGCCGGGCGATGAATTGCCGGCAGCGGACGCAATCGTCAATCCCAACCAGCCGGGCTGTGGTTTCCCGAGCAAGGCCCTGGCCGGCGTGGGTGTGATCTTCTATGTGCTGATGGCCCTGCGCGCGCGTTTGCGCGACCTGGGCTGGTACGCAAACAAACCGCAGCCGAACATCGGCGACTTGCTCGACCTGGTAGCCCTGGGCAGCGTGGCGGACGTGGTACCCCTCGACGCCAACAACCGCATCCTCGTGCACCAGGGCCTGGAGCGCATTCGTGCCGGTCGTGCACGGCCGGGGATCAAGGCGATCCTGGAAGTGGCCAAGCGCGACGCGGCGCGTATCACCTCCACCGACCTCGGTTTCATCCTCGGCCCACGGCTCAACGCCGCCGGGCGCCTGGATGACATGAGCCTGGGCATCGAATGCCTGCTCACCACCGACGTCGCCGCCGCGCGGGAAATGGCCGCACAACTGGACGGCATGAACCAGGACCGCAAATCCATCGAGCAAGGCATGCAGCGCGAGGCCCTGGCCCAGCTCAAGGACTTGCCGGTGGAATCGATGCCGTTCGGCTTGTGCCTGTTCGACCCGGAATGGCACCAGGGTGTGATCGGTATCCTGGCGTCACGCATGAAGGAACGTTACTTCCGCCCGACCATCGCCTTCGCCGACGCCGGTGATGGCTTGCTCAAGGGCTCAGGGCGTTCTGTGCCGGGCTTTCACATCCGTGACGCCCTGGCGGTGGTGGCGAGCCAGCATCCCGACCTGATCGCCAAATACGGCGGCCACGCGATGGCGGCGGGGCTGACACTGCACGAGGAAAACTTCCCACTGTTTGCCGAAGCCTTTGATGCTGAAGTGCGTCGGCAATTGCGCGAAGAAGACCTCACCGGTCGCCTATTGTCCGACGGCACCCTGGCGGTGGAAGAGTTTCACCTGGAACTGGCTCGCGCCCTGCGCCACGCCGGCCCGTGGGGGCAGCACTTTCCCGAGCCGTTGTTTCACGGGGTGTTCCAGTTGGTAGAGCAGCGCGTGGTCGGGGAGCGGCACCTGAAGGTGGTGCTCAAGAGCGAATGCGGGTCGGTGAAGCTCGATGGCATCGCATTTGGCGTGGACCGTGACGTCTGGCCGAACCCGACGGTGAAGTGGGTGGAGTTGGCGTACAAGCTGGATGTGAATGAGTTTCGGGGCAATGAGACGGTGCAGTTGATGATTGCGCACATCGAGCCACGCTAG
- a CDS encoding YaeQ family protein: MAQPSTTYKFELNLTDLDRSVYESVKQTIARHPSETEERMTVRLLAYALWYNEHLSFGRGLSDVDEPALWEKSLDDRVLHWIEVGQPDADRLTWCSRRTERTSLLAYGSLRVWEGKVVPVANNLKNVHIAAVPQEVLETLAKDMPRVIKWDVMISEGTIFVTDDRGQHEVQLQWLVGERG; the protein is encoded by the coding sequence ATGGCCCAGCCGTCCACGACCTACAAATTCGAACTCAACCTCACCGACCTTGATCGTTCGGTGTACGAGAGCGTCAAACAGACCATCGCCCGCCATCCTTCGGAAACCGAAGAACGCATGACCGTGCGCCTGCTGGCCTACGCCCTCTGGTACAACGAGCACTTGTCGTTCGGCCGTGGCCTGTCAGATGTAGACGAGCCAGCCCTGTGGGAAAAAAGCCTGGATGATCGGGTTTTGCATTGGATCGAAGTTGGCCAGCCGGATGCCGATCGCCTGACCTGGTGCTCGCGTCGCACCGAGCGCACCAGCCTGCTGGCGTACGGCAGCCTGCGCGTGTGGGAAGGCAAGGTAGTGCCGGTGGCCAACAACCTGAAAAACGTGCACATCGCCGCCGTGCCGCAGGAAGTCCTCGAGACCCTGGCCAAGGATATGCCGCGCGTGATCAAGTGGGATGTGATGATCAGCGAAGGCACGATCTTCGTCACCGACGACCGTGGCCAGCATGAAGTGCAACTGCAGTGGCTGGTCGGCGAGCGCGGCTGA
- a CDS encoding CaiB/BaiF CoA-transferase family protein, whose product MSLNAKPLAGLKVIELGTLIAGPFASRICAEFGAEVIKVESPDGGDPLRKWRKLYEGTSLWWFVQARNKKSLTLNLKHPDGLAILKQLLADADILIENFRPGVLEKLGLSWETLHALNPKLVMVRLSGFGQTGPMKDQPGFGAVGESMGGLRYITGFEDRPPVRTGISIGDSIAALWAVIGALMALRHREVNGGLGQVVDVALYEAIFAMMESMIPEFDVFGFIRERTGNIMPGITPSSIHTSADGKHVQIGANGDAIFKRFMLAIGREDLANDPVLASNDGRDTRRDELYGVIDRWVNSLSLEQVVEALNKAEVPASRIYSAEDMLGDPQFLAREMFLKAQLPGGKDFKMPGIVPKLSDTPGSCEWVGPQLGEHNGVLLESLGYDAAAIARLREAGAI is encoded by the coding sequence ATGTCGCTTAATGCCAAACCCCTTGCCGGCCTGAAAGTCATCGAACTGGGCACCCTGATCGCCGGCCCGTTTGCCTCGCGGATCTGCGCCGAGTTCGGTGCCGAGGTGATCAAGGTCGAATCCCCGGACGGCGGCGACCCGCTGCGCAAATGGCGCAAGTTGTATGAAGGCACTTCGCTGTGGTGGTTTGTGCAGGCGCGCAACAAAAAGTCGCTGACACTGAACCTCAAGCACCCGGACGGCCTGGCCATTCTCAAGCAGTTGCTGGCGGATGCCGACATCCTGATCGAGAACTTTCGCCCCGGCGTGCTGGAAAAGCTCGGCCTGAGCTGGGAGACCCTGCACGCGCTGAACCCGAAGCTGGTGATGGTGCGCCTGTCGGGGTTCGGCCAGACCGGGCCGATGAAGGACCAGCCGGGGTTTGGCGCGGTGGGCGAATCCATGGGCGGGCTGCGCTATATCACCGGTTTCGAGGACCGCCCGCCCGTGCGCACCGGGATCTCCATCGGCGACTCGATTGCCGCGCTGTGGGCGGTGATCGGCGCGCTGATGGCCCTGCGGCATCGCGAGGTCAACGGCGGCTTGGGCCAGGTGGTGGATGTGGCGCTGTATGAAGCCATCTTCGCCATGATGGAAAGCATGATTCCCGAGTTCGACGTGTTCGGGTTTATCCGCGAGCGCACCGGCAACATCATGCCCGGCATTACGCCGTCGTCGATCCACACCAGCGCCGACGGCAAGCATGTGCAGATCGGCGCCAACGGGGATGCGATCTTCAAGCGTTTCATGCTGGCCATCGGTCGCGAAGACCTGGCCAACGACCCGGTACTGGCCAGCAATGACGGGCGCGATACCCGTCGCGATGAGCTGTATGGCGTGATTGATCGCTGGGTCAATTCATTGTCGCTGGAGCAAGTGGTCGAGGCCTTGAACAAAGCCGAGGTGCCCGCCAGCCGCATCTACAGTGCCGAGGACATGCTGGGCGACCCGCAATTTCTCGCCCGGGAAATGTTCCTCAAGGCGCAACTGCCCGGCGGCAAGGACTTCAAGATGCCCGGCATCGTGCCCAAGTTGTCGGACACCCCCGGCAGCTGCGAGTGGGTGGGGCCGCAGTTGGGTGAACACAATGGTGTGCTGCTGGAGAGCCTGGGTTACGACGCCGCCGCCATTGCCCGCTTGCGTGAGGCAGGCGCGATCTGA
- a CDS encoding TIGR02285 family protein — translation MVLRCKRGWVQLCLVASLFSGWPLSAHAGETLTWLLRDLPPLTIFEGPRKGQGALDQLLPILIEHLPDYQHQVLHVNRARGMQMMREPTTLTCDPSLLWTAERANYIVFSSQAFVVASNGITIRHSQEDAMVPYIVDGQFDLQAFFDAHKARVGAIAERSYGPVVDQQLKQADAHKLALHYGNDALGSLLQMQRLGRLEAVLGYWPEIRYHAMQQGIPSADLSFYPIKGSAPYQRTHIGCSDTPQGRQIIQRINQLLLDIPLEQVQQSYASWLDPVMREHYLRDNPSFFQDSPEP, via the coding sequence ATGGTGCTTCGGTGCAAACGCGGGTGGGTGCAGCTCTGCCTTGTCGCCTCGTTGTTCAGCGGCTGGCCCCTGTCGGCGCACGCCGGCGAGACGTTGACCTGGTTGTTGCGCGACCTGCCGCCGCTGACCATTTTCGAGGGGCCGCGCAAAGGCCAGGGCGCACTGGACCAACTGTTGCCGATCCTCATCGAGCACTTGCCGGACTATCAACATCAGGTCCTGCACGTCAATCGCGCGCGCGGCATGCAGATGATGCGCGAACCGACCACACTCACCTGCGATCCTTCATTGCTGTGGACGGCGGAGCGAGCCAACTACATCGTGTTCTCCAGCCAGGCGTTTGTGGTCGCCAGCAATGGCATCACGATCCGGCATAGCCAGGAGGACGCGATGGTGCCCTATATCGTCGATGGCCAGTTCGACCTGCAGGCCTTTTTCGATGCCCATAAAGCACGGGTGGGCGCCATCGCCGAACGCAGTTACGGGCCGGTCGTCGATCAACAGCTCAAGCAGGCCGATGCGCACAAGCTCGCCCTTCACTACGGCAACGATGCCCTGGGCAGCCTGCTGCAAATGCAACGCCTGGGGCGCCTGGAAGCGGTGTTGGGTTACTGGCCGGAAATCCGCTATCACGCCATGCAGCAGGGCATCCCTTCCGCTGACCTGAGCTTTTACCCGATCAAAGGCTCAGCGCCCTACCAACGCACCCACATCGGTTGCTCGGATACGCCTCAGGGGCGTCAGATCATTCAGCGCATCAATCAGCTGCTGCTGGACATCCCACTGGAACAGGTGCAGCAGTCCTACGCCTCGTGGCTGGACCCGGTGATGCGCGAGCATTACCTGCGGGACAACCCCAGCTTCTTCCAGGATTCGCCAGAGCCCTGA
- a CDS encoding DUF3509 domain-containing protein, whose translation MESISLLLEEALSPYQVTLTTSGVQDECLVTVKNPAGAIVVEREVDRTQLMDKRVLVDVVDCLLRDIKIAEGRLEPSVIAALRNAAQTRSAAAA comes from the coding sequence ATGGAAAGTATCAGCCTATTGCTCGAAGAAGCACTGAGCCCTTATCAGGTTACGCTGACCACCTCCGGTGTGCAGGACGAGTGCCTGGTCACCGTGAAGAACCCTGCTGGCGCCATCGTGGTCGAGCGTGAAGTCGACCGCACGCAATTGATGGACAAGCGTGTGCTGGTGGATGTGGTGGATTGCCTGCTGCGCGATATCAAGATTGCCGAAGGGCGTCTGGAACCCTCGGTCATTGCGGCGTTGCGCAACGCTGCCCAGACCCGCAGCGCCGCCGCTGCATGA
- a CDS encoding response regulator transcription factor yields the protein MRSAPEKPLRIILADDHPIFLIGLRAVLERDEQLEIVGEANSPQSLTQLLQHCACDLLITDFMMPGEPQADGLRLIDQLRRHHPSLPIVVVTMLNNAGLFHAILELGVMGLLSKASLADELPEAVRQVRQQRCYVAHTIRQALSALGTDRLQSHEQLSPRELEVIRLLARGLTVGEIAAHLHRSKQTVSAQKVSAMRKLGLSTDASLFIYVQEHGLA from the coding sequence TTGAGAAGCGCACCTGAAAAACCCTTGCGCATCATCCTTGCCGACGACCATCCGATTTTCCTGATTGGTCTGCGGGCGGTCCTGGAGCGCGATGAACAACTGGAGATTGTCGGCGAAGCCAACTCTCCCCAATCCCTGACCCAATTGTTGCAACACTGTGCCTGCGACCTGCTGATCACCGATTTCATGATGCCTGGCGAACCCCAGGCCGACGGCTTGCGCCTGATCGACCAACTGCGCCGCCATCATCCGTCGCTGCCCATTGTCGTGGTGACCATGCTCAACAACGCGGGGTTGTTTCACGCCATCCTGGAGCTGGGTGTCATGGGCCTGCTGAGCAAAGCCAGCCTCGCGGATGAATTGCCTGAAGCCGTCCGACAGGTCCGCCAGCAGCGCTGCTATGTAGCCCACACCATTCGCCAGGCGCTGAGCGCGCTGGGCACGGATCGATTGCAGTCCCACGAGCAGCTGTCGCCCCGCGAATTGGAGGTGATTCGCCTGCTGGCAAGAGGGCTGACCGTTGGCGAGATCGCGGCACACCTGCATCGCAGCAAGCAGACGGTCAGCGCGCAGAAAGTCAGCGCCATGCGCAAGCTGGGGCTCAGTACCGACGCATCACTGTTTATCTACGTGCAGGAGCATGGCTTGGCCTGA
- a CDS encoding EAL domain-containing protein produces MRSLNVLILEDHPFQLMALHQMLNANGVFNVMTAETVEAARQSLASKGPVDIAICDLYLEQGDALELIRELGEQRQAQVLILLSNAQQDVLAGVASMARQAGLNVLRCLPKPASAQLVGQLLTACLQHLRPGPQVVSWDKVRQLLGLGELDELPPSVDACQVAIARYASASFQPIVCQAGVVQGVEVLARWYLPDGGVLLPHEFLPVLEFAGMEEAFTWHVLEEALGFVSQIVSDTGELLPVAVNIPGRMLEHAHFPQALQRLLQRHAVPAHSLTLELVETTRLNTDSAHVSSLLRLRMIGCKLSIGDFGVGGTSLQRLLELPFTELKIPPAFASGVASDERKVAVVAGAMSMASRMGMNVVVTGIETAADRDAVATLGPAWLQGCLIAPPMDAQALKAWIGYPVRPSHAPARR; encoded by the coding sequence ATGCGCTCCCTCAATGTCTTGATCCTCGAAGATCACCCGTTCCAACTGATGGCCCTGCACCAGATGCTCAATGCCAACGGTGTCTTCAATGTCATGACCGCCGAAACCGTAGAGGCCGCCCGGCAGTCGTTGGCGAGCAAGGGGCCGGTGGACATTGCTATTTGCGACCTCTATCTGGAACAAGGCGATGCCCTTGAACTGATTCGCGAATTGGGTGAGCAGCGCCAGGCTCAGGTGCTGATCCTGCTAAGCAATGCTCAGCAGGATGTGTTGGCAGGGGTCGCCAGCATGGCGCGCCAGGCCGGGTTGAATGTCCTGCGCTGTTTGCCCAAACCCGCCTCGGCCCAGTTGGTTGGGCAACTGTTGACGGCTTGCCTGCAACACTTGCGTCCGGGGCCGCAGGTCGTGTCCTGGGATAAGGTGCGCCAACTGTTGGGGCTCGGTGAGCTGGATGAGTTGCCGCCTTCGGTGGATGCCTGTCAGGTGGCCATCGCGCGCTACGCCAGCGCCAGCTTCCAGCCTATCGTCTGCCAGGCCGGCGTAGTGCAGGGGGTTGAGGTGCTGGCGCGCTGGTATCTGCCTGACGGCGGAGTGTTACTGCCCCATGAGTTCCTGCCGGTGCTGGAGTTTGCCGGCATGGAGGAGGCGTTTACCTGGCATGTGCTGGAAGAGGCCCTGGGTTTTGTCAGCCAGATCGTGTCGGACACGGGCGAGCTCTTGCCGGTGGCGGTGAATATTCCCGGGCGGATGCTCGAACATGCGCATTTTCCCCAGGCGCTGCAGCGCTTGCTGCAACGCCATGCCGTGCCAGCCCATAGCCTCACGCTGGAGCTGGTCGAAACCACGCGGTTGAACACCGACAGCGCGCATGTCAGCAGCTTGCTGCGTTTACGGATGATCGGCTGCAAGTTGTCTATCGGTGACTTCGGCGTCGGCGGTACCAGTTTGCAGCGTTTGCTGGAGCTGCCGTTCACTGAACTGAAAATACCCCCGGCCTTTGCCAGTGGCGTGGCGAGTGATGAGCGCAAAGTGGCCGTCGTCGCAGGCGCCATGAGCATGGCCAGCCGCATGGGCATGAACGTGGTGGTGACGGGGATTGAAACCGCAGCCGATCGTGACGCGGTCGCTACGCTGGGCCCTGCCTGGTTGCAAGGTTGCCTGATTGCACCGCCAATGGATGCCCAGGCACTGAAAGCGTGGATCGGCTACCCGGTCAGGCCAAGCCATGCTCCTGCACGTAGATAA
- a CDS encoding transporter substrate-binding domain-containing protein, translating into MCLLLVGQSPASLAADSLPFKLVPAFTPLAPLPLTAGEQQWLASHRTLKVGISIADYQPIDITRDHNRYQGISADYLSLVGARLDVPMQVMGFAERAQAVEALRSGAIDILTSANGYERDVPGLRFTRDYMPDRSVVVVRRDDTTQNDDLEGKKVVLLEGYANVGNVHRAYPASHIMLAPNLYSGLEALNQGDADAFIGNEVIVRAYKSLRPYLGLQINVESRLAPIGFAFASRTADPLLGGMMDRALASIDESIQREILARWTTGLGVGIAADRIELSAQEQAWLLHHPHVVVVSQQQSPYIFKDKDGQWVGLNVDLLNRISRMTGLQFVMEEVSSTAQTLELLAAGRADMNTTLAENQERRRFLDFSHGFGGAGWVFVQRSDTPLLASLSELSGQVLALPARHVLENFIRREHPGIEILSVGNYTQARDQVIQGHAAATIQNEVEVQSYPSDGLRIGRSVEGKWSSNSLVVRKDQPELLSIVNKALEAMPVAELSALRLRWLGTVPIPTSAWQRVPPWAYWTVAMALLCVLVSLVWNSRLKRQIQQRLVAEQRLSDQLAFKRALLDGMPNPVFVRDLAGRLVTCNTRYEQQLATRRELIQGLTLMESGLMPEATAARLHAGHMEQLATQQSLFVDRQLEFNGGTFHVYQWTVPFFDARGQLQGLLGGWIDISERKVLEHQLMDARQAADDANYAKSAFLSTLSHEIRTPMTAIIGLLELEQERALAEGKRVSEALQVAHRSARELIELMGDSLDLAKIEAGHLQLVPQTTDLKGFFEGIQRLFEAMAGKKGLGFTLAFDPAAQGSYWFDPLRLRQVMHNLVGNALKFTERGEVRLSVVAQCDDSGAEYLHLCVEDSGPGIGIEQQARVFKPFVQISPLTAAQHGGTGLGLSICQQLVELMGGTISLSSAAGEGTTICIDLYLQRVRGDDRPTEPAAVLQAAGRRLSVLIVDDLPANRLVLAQQLQFLGHRVVAFDSAESALQCWRDDAFDVLVTDCNMPGMSGYALSKAVRGIETQEQRPRTALVGCTANAMEDERQRCLAAGMDELLVKPVTLEQWARVLARVGPARTFNIHTLQAMTQADGPVLQRMLEELAKSLEHEHDGIKTALAGQDFPGVMASLHRLKGICCLVDALPLAKACVGLEGCLREQRIDEVDALWRMLDEALAAFRVELGTHLHPQE; encoded by the coding sequence CTGTGTTTGCTCTTGGTGGGTCAATCGCCGGCAAGCCTGGCCGCCGACAGCCTGCCGTTCAAACTGGTGCCGGCGTTTACCCCGCTCGCCCCCTTGCCGCTGACGGCAGGCGAGCAGCAATGGCTGGCGAGCCATCGGACACTGAAGGTCGGCATTTCCATTGCTGACTACCAGCCGATTGATATCACCCGTGACCATAATCGCTACCAGGGCATCAGCGCCGACTACCTGAGCCTGGTCGGCGCGCGCCTCGATGTGCCCATGCAGGTGATGGGCTTCGCTGAGCGGGCGCAGGCGGTGGAAGCCTTGCGCAGTGGCGCCATCGATATCCTGACCAGCGCCAACGGTTATGAGCGGGATGTGCCTGGGTTGCGGTTTACCCGCGACTACATGCCGGACCGTTCGGTGGTGGTCGTGCGCCGCGACGACACCACGCAGAACGACGATCTTGAGGGCAAGAAGGTGGTCTTGCTGGAGGGCTATGCCAATGTCGGCAACGTGCATCGGGCTTACCCCGCCAGCCACATCATGCTGGCTCCGAACCTCTACAGCGGCCTGGAAGCGTTGAACCAGGGGGATGCCGATGCCTTTATCGGCAATGAAGTGATTGTGCGTGCCTACAAGTCATTGCGTCCTTACCTGGGTTTGCAGATCAACGTGGAGAGCCGGCTGGCGCCGATTGGCTTTGCCTTTGCTTCGCGTACGGCCGACCCGCTGTTGGGGGGCATGATGGACCGGGCCCTGGCAAGTATCGACGAGTCCATACAACGGGAAATCCTCGCGCGCTGGACCACCGGCCTGGGGGTGGGCATCGCCGCAGACCGCATCGAGCTGTCGGCCCAGGAGCAAGCCTGGTTGTTGCATCATCCCCATGTGGTGGTGGTGTCCCAGCAACAGTCGCCGTACATCTTCAAGGACAAGGACGGCCAATGGGTCGGCTTGAACGTCGACCTGCTCAACCGGATTTCACGCATGACGGGCTTGCAGTTCGTGATGGAGGAGGTGTCTTCCACCGCGCAGACCCTGGAGTTACTGGCAGCGGGCAGGGCGGATATGAACACCACGCTGGCGGAGAACCAGGAGCGCAGGCGATTCCTGGATTTCAGCCATGGTTTTGGTGGTGCCGGCTGGGTGTTTGTCCAGCGCAGCGACACGCCGCTACTGGCCAGCTTGAGTGAGCTCTCCGGCCAGGTCTTGGCGTTGCCGGCCCGGCATGTGCTGGAAAACTTCATTCGCCGTGAACACCCAGGCATCGAGATTCTCTCGGTCGGTAACTATACCCAGGCCCGTGACCAGGTGATCCAGGGGCATGCAGCGGCGACGATCCAGAATGAAGTGGAGGTGCAGAGCTACCCGTCCGACGGCTTGCGCATCGGGCGCAGCGTGGAGGGCAAGTGGTCGTCCAACAGCCTGGTGGTGCGCAAGGACCAGCCCGAGCTGTTGAGCATTGTGAACAAGGCGCTGGAAGCGATGCCGGTGGCCGAGTTGAGCGCGCTGCGTTTGCGCTGGCTGGGCACGGTGCCGATCCCGACGTCGGCTTGGCAGCGTGTGCCGCCATGGGCCTATTGGACGGTCGCGATGGCGCTGTTGTGTGTGTTGGTATCGCTGGTCTGGAATAGCCGGCTCAAGCGGCAGATCCAGCAGCGCCTGGTGGCCGAGCAACGACTGAGCGATCAGTTGGCCTTCAAGCGTGCCCTGCTGGATGGCATGCCCAATCCGGTCTTTGTAAGGGACCTGGCGGGCCGGTTGGTGACCTGTAACACCCGCTATGAGCAGCAACTGGCCACCCGGCGGGAGCTGATCCAGGGCCTGACCCTGATGGAAAGCGGCCTGATGCCGGAGGCCACGGCCGCGCGCCTGCATGCCGGGCACATGGAGCAGTTGGCGACGCAGCAATCGTTGTTTGTTGATCGGCAACTGGAGTTCAACGGCGGGACTTTCCACGTTTACCAATGGACGGTGCCGTTTTTCGATGCGCGCGGCCAGCTGCAAGGGCTGCTTGGCGGGTGGATCGATATCAGTGAGCGCAAGGTCCTGGAGCATCAGCTGATGGACGCACGCCAGGCCGCTGATGACGCGAACTACGCAAAAAGTGCGTTTCTCTCCACACTCAGTCACGAAATTCGCACTCCCATGACCGCCATCATCGGCTTGCTTGAGTTGGAGCAGGAACGCGCCTTGGCCGAGGGCAAGCGTGTCTCCGAAGCGCTACAGGTGGCCCATCGTTCGGCACGTGAGCTGATTGAGTTGATGGGCGATAGCCTGGACCTGGCCAAGATCGAAGCAGGCCATTTGCAACTGGTGCCGCAGACCACTGACCTGAAGGGTTTTTTCGAAGGCATCCAGCGGCTGTTTGAGGCGATGGCGGGTAAAAAAGGCCTGGGCTTTACCCTGGCATTCGACCCGGCGGCGCAAGGGAGTTATTGGTTCGACCCGCTGCGGTTGCGGCAGGTCATGCATAACCTGGTGGGCAACGCGCTGAAGTTCACCGAGCGTGGTGAGGTCCGCCTCAGCGTGGTTGCCCAGTGCGATGACTCCGGGGCTGAATACCTGCACCTGTGTGTCGAAGACAGTGGGCCAGGGATTGGCATTGAACAGCAGGCGCGGGTGTTCAAGCCGTTTGTCCAGATCAGCCCGCTGACAGCGGCGCAACATGGCGGGACGGGGTTGGGCTTGAGCATTTGCCAGCAGCTGGTGGAGTTGATGGGCGGCACGATCTCCCTGAGCAGCGCGGCGGGCGAGGGCACGACGATTTGCATTGACCTGTATTTGCAGCGGGTCAGAGGCGACGACAGGCCAACTGAGCCTGCAGCGGTCCTGCAGGCTGCCGGTCGCCGTTTGTCGGTGCTGATCGTCGATGACCTGCCGGCCAACCGCCTGGTGCTGGCTCAGCAACTGCAATTCCTCGGCCACCGGGTGGTGGCCTTCGACTCGGCCGAGTCGGCCTTGCAGTGCTGGCGCGATGACGCCTTTGACGTGCTGGTGACGGATTGCAACATGCCGGGCATGTCCGGCTATGCCTTGAGCAAAGCCGTGCGCGGGATTGAAACGCAAGAGCAGCGACCGCGCACTGCGCTGGTGGGATGCACCGCCAATGCCATGGAGGATGAGCGCCAACGTTGCCTGGCGGCGGGGATGGATGAGTTGCTGGTCAAGCCGGTGACCCTTGAGCAATGGGCCAGGGTCCTCGCCCGTGTGGGCCCGGCGCGCACCTTCAATATCCACACCTTGCAGGCGATGACCCAGGCCGATGGGCCGGTCCTGCAGCGCATGCTGGAAGAGTTGGCGAAGAGCCTGGAACATGAACACGATGGGATCAAGACGGCGTTGGCGGGTCAGGACTTTCCAGGAGTAATGGCTTCACTGCATCGCCTCAAGGGCATTTGCTGCCTGGTGGATGCGCTGCCGCTGGCCAAGGCGTGTGTGGGGCTTGAGGGCTGCCTGCGTGAGCAGCGCATTGACGAGGTTGACGCGCTATGGCGCATGCTGGATGAGGCGCTGGCAGCATTCAGGGTGGAGTTGGGCACCCATTTGCATCCGCAAGAATAG